The following proteins come from a genomic window of Bactrocera dorsalis isolate Fly_Bdor chromosome 6, ASM2337382v1, whole genome shotgun sequence:
- the LOC125779231 gene encoding tigger transposable element-derived protein 2-like, with product MTRFIMQMNRQPFGKLFHAQEKYASGRKISKDRVTFMPCCNASGTHKLRLLVIGKSINPRSFKNCNVPLTYKATKKGWMSTFLFTEWYRKYFIPDVKIFLQDNNRPLKAILLIDNAPCHPRSEDIDIDTNFRIVFLPPNCTAIIHPLDQNLIQNVKVSYRKQLLNYLLIDNTDIGIALKNFTLRNCVTLLNNAWLGISQQNIVRSWNQLLCSDRQEWMEEDLIPLAQLTAANSDMNEIHTIIASINLDAQVDTQTINDWATGRDEFEYDFSDREIVRSVLENDNIQENGSDSDYSIVEVENKISSSEGKCIFSKAIQWAEQIDASAVNILTLKRLKETADKMFIENSKQTKIDTFFQMHNN from the coding sequence ATGACCAGATTTATAATGCAGATGAATCGGCAGCCTTTTGGAAAGTTATTCCACGCGCAAGAAAAATATGCATCTGGTCGAAAAATTTCCAAGGATCGCGTAACTTTTATGCCTTGTTGCAATGCATCTGGCACACATAAGCTACGCCTTTTGGTAATAGGGAAATCAATTAATCCACGatcatttaaaaattgcaatgTGCCTCTAACTTATAAAGCAACTAAAAAAGGTTGGATGTCAACGTTCTTATTTACTGAATGGTACAGGAAATATTTTATACCggatgtaaaaatttttttgcaagacAATAATAGACCATTAAAAGCTATTTTACTAATCGACAATGCTCCATGCCACCCACGATCAGAAGATATTGACATAGACACTAATTTTCGAATTGTCTTCCTTCCACCCAATTGCACAGCAATCATACACCCTTTAgatcaaaatttaattcaaaatgttaAAGTGTCTTACAGAAAACAACTTTTGAATTATCTTCTAATTGATAATACAGATATTGGAAttgcattaaaaaactttacgCTACGAAATTGCGTCACACTTTTAAACAATGCGTGGTTAGGTATATCACAGCAGAATATTGTACGCAGTTGGAACCAGTTGTTGTGTAGTGACCGACAAGAATGGATGGAGGAAGATTTGATACCTCTGGCTCAACTTACAGCCGCTAATTCAGACATGAATGAAATTCATACCATCATCGCTTCAATAAATCTGGACGCTCAAGTTGATACTCAAACCATAAATGACTGGGCCACTGGAAGAGATGAATTCGAATACGATTTTTCTGATCGGGAAATTGTGCGGTCTGTGTTAGAAAACGATAATATTCAGGAAAATGGTTCTGACTCTGACTATAGCATAGTTGAAGTGGAAAATAAAATCAGTAGTAGTGAAGGAAAATGTATATTTTCCAAAGCGATTCAGTGGGCAGAACAAATTGACGCTTCGGCTGTGAACATTTTAACTTTAAAACGCTTAAAGGAAACTGCGGATAAAATGTTTATAGAAAACTCTAAACAGACCAAAAttgatactttttttcaaatgcataacaattaa